In Ignavibacteria bacterium, a single window of DNA contains:
- a CDS encoding response regulator, which translates to MNSTPVEILLIEDNPSDVKLTLKALQKHNLANKVTVIKDGAAALDFLFAQGVYSDRNFKVVPKVIFLDLKLPLVDGIEVLRKIKSEDITKRIPVVVLTSSKESRDIEECYKLGVNSYVVKPLDFEKFLDAVSNLGLYWVLMNEPPV; encoded by the coding sequence ATGAATTCCACACCAGTAGAAATACTCTTGATTGAAGACAATCCAAGCGACGTTAAATTGACGTTGAAAGCACTTCAGAAACACAACCTTGCCAACAAGGTAACAGTCATTAAAGACGGTGCAGCGGCATTAGATTTTTTATTTGCACAGGGCGTGTACTCAGACAGAAATTTCAAGGTAGTGCCAAAAGTGATTTTTTTAGATTTAAAACTTCCGCTTGTTGACGGAATTGAGGTACTCAGAAAAATAAAGTCAGAAGATATTACGAAGAGGATACCGGTAGTAGTGCTTACTTCATCAAAGGAAAGCAGAGACATTGAAGAATGTTATAAATTAGGAGTTAACAGCTATGTTGTAAAACCTTTAGATTTTGAAAAGTTTCTGGATGCGGTTTCAAATTTAGGATTATACTGGGTATTGATGAATGAGCCACCAGTATAG
- a CDS encoding response regulator: MKKHYDTDSAVNGYEAIERVKNKFYDIILMDINLGKGIDGIQTVKEIRKLKGHEAIPIVALTAYTRYGDKEEFLEGGCTHYLGKPFSSKQLLDLCENIIKSE, encoded by the coding sequence TTGAAGAAGCATTACGACACTGATTCAGCAGTTAACGGGTATGAAGCAATTGAAAGGGTAAAGAATAAATTTTATGACATTATTTTAATGGATATAAATTTGGGGAAAGGGATAGATGGAATACAGACAGTAAAAGAAATCAGAAAATTAAAAGGACATGAAGCAATACCGATTGTAGCCCTGACGGCTTATACACGATATGGGGATAAAGAAGAGTTTCTTGAAGGAGGGTGTACACATTATCTTGGAAAGCCGTTTAGTTCAAAGCAATTACTGGATTTATGCGAAAACATAATAAAAAGTGAGTAA
- a CDS encoding hybrid sensor histidine kinase/response regulator — protein MISNNLHKYSILIVDDQPQNIQLIGTLLRNHYNLYVADSGEKAIKIALDKKPDLILLDIMMPVLSGFEVCEILKSDSETVGIPIIFLTAKNESDDIVTGFSLGAVDYITKPFKSEEVLIRVSTHLKLKEAVDELKRRNYEKDRFFSIIAHDLNNPFNGFIALTAMVRDKIEKFSPEELKNFMDMMNSSANQLHKLLKNLLEWARLQMGNIKFKPSYNNFFNCVEKAFYYLRNNLDEKKIHTVIDIPGDLGFVYDVDMLETVLRNLISNAIKFTNTGGNIHVSSEIRDGEVIISIKDSGIGMSESLKSKIFKLSESVSRKGTSGEESTGLGLILCKDLVEMNNGKIWFESEIDKGSTFFVSFPYVSK, from the coding sequence ATGATTAGTAATAATTTGCACAAATATTCAATATTAATAGTCGATGATCAACCGCAGAATATACAGCTTATAGGTACACTTCTTAGGAATCATTACAATCTTTATGTTGCCGATAGCGGTGAAAAAGCAATAAAAATTGCATTAGATAAGAAACCTGATTTAATTTTGCTTGATATTATGATGCCGGTTCTGTCAGGTTTTGAAGTATGTGAGATTTTGAAATCTGATTCTGAAACAGTGGGAATACCAATAATTTTCCTCACGGCAAAAAATGAATCAGATGATATCGTAACGGGTTTTTCGCTCGGTGCTGTTGATTACATAACTAAACCTTTTAAAAGTGAAGAAGTATTGATTCGCGTTTCCACTCACCTGAAACTCAAAGAAGCAGTCGATGAACTTAAAAGACGCAACTATGAAAAAGATAGATTCTTCTCAATAATAGCTCATGACCTGAATAATCCCTTTAACGGATTCATCGCTCTTACTGCTATGGTGCGTGATAAAATAGAAAAGTTTTCTCCCGAAGAGTTGAAGAATTTTATGGACATGATGAACTCCTCTGCAAATCAATTGCATAAACTTCTTAAAAATTTACTCGAATGGGCAAGGCTACAAATGGGTAATATTAAGTTTAAACCTTCATACAACAATTTTTTCAACTGTGTTGAAAAAGCTTTCTATTATCTTAGAAATAATCTCGATGAAAAGAAAATACATACTGTTATCGATATTCCAGGAGACTTGGGATTTGTTTATGATGTTGATATGCTTGAAACTGTTTTAAGAAACTTGATTAGCAACGCTATTAAGTTTACAAACACTGGCGGTAATATTCATGTCAGCTCTGAAATTAGAGATGGTGAAGTGATAATTTCTATAAAGGATTCAGGAATCGGTATGTCTGAATCTTTAAAAAGTAAAATATTTAAACTATCTGAATCTGTCTCCCGAAAGGGGACATCGGGAGAGGAAAGCACTGGACTGGGGCTCATTCTTTGCAAAGACCTTGTAGAAATGAATAACGGTAAAATATGGTTTGAATCTGAAATAGACAAGGGATCTACTTTCTTTGTATCTTTTCCCTATGTTTCGAAGTAA
- a CDS encoding ATP-binding protein — protein MDDTIKILLAEDNINDVKLLEKEFSKNSMKFSIHVVDTENEYRKALIEINPDIILSDYTMPVFDGLTALRIRMETAPMVPFIIVTGSIDEITAVDCIKAGADDYVLKEQIHRIYPAVKSALRTRDLNIEKEKAQKALIESEYKYRTLIENLAVGVYQVEPSGKLLQVNPAFLKIMGYYNTDIELSEEMSKISAWDFYPDPKVRKDFLTAVKENREVKNIEMQMYNYTKKLIWVNVAAKGRFDNDGNLLWVDGVLEDISIRKAAEIQLIEAKEKAEEASRVKSSFLANMSHEIRTPLNGILGFTEILKDDINDKEQLHCVNVIEKSGKRLLETLDLLLNFSKLEAESVTALYKEVNIINIVNNVVNRFEVMAKSKELYIQKEILVNKLTAHIDERFLMHVLNNLLKNAIVYTKKGGITLTLDANIENMVFKVKDTGIGIVKEKQKIIFEPFRQESEGYGRNFEGTGLGLSIAKRFIELMKGSIEVESEIGKGSTFTVTIPLTNKEEPNKKDNIEYKEELKISPQITSKQKKGKY, from the coding sequence ATGGACGACACAATTAAGATACTATTAGCTGAAGATAACATTAATGATGTAAAACTGCTTGAAAAAGAATTCTCAAAAAACAGTATGAAATTCAGTATACACGTTGTTGATACTGAAAATGAATACAGGAAAGCTTTAATAGAAATTAATCCGGACATTATTTTATCGGATTATACAATGCCGGTATTTGACGGACTGACAGCTCTCAGGATAAGAATGGAAACAGCCCCAATGGTTCCATTTATAATTGTAACGGGATCGATAGACGAAATAACCGCTGTTGATTGCATAAAAGCGGGTGCGGATGACTATGTACTTAAAGAGCAAATACACAGGATTTATCCTGCGGTTAAATCAGCATTAAGAACAAGAGATTTGAATATAGAAAAAGAGAAAGCACAAAAAGCATTAATCGAGAGCGAATATAAATACAGAACTCTAATTGAAAATCTTGCAGTAGGTGTTTATCAAGTAGAGCCCAGCGGAAAGTTACTTCAAGTAAATCCTGCATTTTTAAAAATAATGGGATATTATAATACAGATATAGAATTATCCGAAGAAATGTCGAAAATCTCAGCATGGGATTTTTACCCAGATCCAAAAGTACGAAAAGATTTCTTGACAGCAGTAAAAGAAAACAGAGAAGTAAAGAATATTGAGATGCAGATGTACAATTATACAAAAAAATTAATCTGGGTAAACGTCGCAGCAAAGGGAAGGTTTGATAATGACGGTAATTTACTATGGGTTGACGGTGTACTCGAGGATATATCAATAAGAAAAGCAGCAGAGATTCAACTAATAGAAGCAAAGGAGAAGGCAGAAGAAGCGAGCAGAGTTAAATCAAGCTTTCTAGCAAACATGAGCCATGAAATAAGAACCCCTTTAAACGGAATACTTGGATTTACTGAGATACTAAAGGATGATATTAATGATAAAGAACAGCTACACTGTGTAAATGTGATAGAGAAAAGCGGAAAAAGGCTGCTGGAAACACTTGACCTGTTATTAAATTTCTCAAAACTTGAAGCAGAGAGTGTGACTGCTCTGTATAAAGAAGTTAATATTATTAATATTGTAAATAATGTTGTGAATAGATTCGAAGTGATGGCAAAAAGTAAAGAATTATACATCCAAAAAGAAATATTAGTTAACAAACTAACGGCTCATATTGACGAGAGATTTTTAATGCATGTATTAAACAATTTGTTGAAGAATGCTATTGTATACACGAAAAAAGGAGGTATTACACTTACACTTGACGCTAATATCGAGAATATGGTATTCAAGGTTAAAGATACGGGTATAGGAATAGTAAAAGAGAAACAGAAAATAATATTTGAACCGTTCAGACAGGAAAGCGAAGGGTACGGAAGGAATTTCGAAGGAACGGGTTTAGGATTATCCATAGCAAAAAGATTTATAGAATTGATGAAGGGAAGCATTGAGGTTGAAAGCGAAATTGGAAAAGGCTCAACATTTACGGTAACCATTCCGCTTACAAATAAAGAAGAACCGAACAAAAAAGATAATATAGAATATAAAGAGGAATTAAAGATATCGCCCCAGATAACCTCTAAACAAAAAAAGGGGAAATATTAA